From a region of the Geothrix sp. 21YS21S-2 genome:
- a CDS encoding RNA polymerase sigma factor, translated as MQQAALDSPYHGPEIQEWVVAAQAGDQAAFANLVERFQRDVYGKAFSILKNHLDADDVVQETFLRVYRALPGFRFESSFRTWLITITTRQALNFLGRTRSSHESLDATPDGPEHLALRVEDNQMSTLLDQESRRLLREALPRLPKRQRQALTLKIENDWKYEQIASEMNISVGSVKAHVFHAIQNLSQLIKGGRP; from the coding sequence ATGCAGCAGGCCGCCCTGGATTCCCCGTACCACGGTCCCGAGATCCAGGAATGGGTCGTGGCCGCGCAGGCCGGAGACCAGGCCGCCTTCGCCAACCTGGTGGAGCGGTTCCAGCGGGACGTCTACGGCAAGGCCTTCTCCATCCTCAAGAACCACCTGGACGCGGACGACGTGGTCCAGGAGACCTTCCTCCGGGTCTACCGGGCCCTGCCCGGCTTCCGGTTCGAATCCTCCTTCCGCACCTGGCTCATCACCATCACCACCCGCCAGGCGCTCAATTTCCTCGGGCGGACCCGCTCCAGCCACGAAAGCCTGGACGCCACGCCCGACGGCCCGGAGCATCTGGCGCTCCGGGTGGAGGACAACCAGATGTCCACGCTCCTGGACCAGGAGTCCAGGCGCCTGCTCCGGGAGGCCCTCCCGCGGCTGCCCAAGCGCCAGCGCCAGGCCCTCACGCTCAAGATCGAGAATGATTGGAAATATGAACAGATCGCCTCGGAGATGAACATTTCCGTGGGCAGCGTGAAGGCCCATGTGTTCCACGCCATCCAGAACCTATCGCAACTCATCAAAGGGGGAAGGCCATGA